Proteins encoded together in one Macadamia integrifolia cultivar HAES 741 chromosome 8, SCU_Mint_v3, whole genome shotgun sequence window:
- the LOC122086239 gene encoding protein TIME FOR COFFEE-like, with translation MDRNREVRRGSMAAANGLSKRRHRNSSLRDSPXXXXXXXLQDSARLRDRGNKKDRDRDRDRLSRNKRRRGDRLMHGSNREEGGEDSTEESIDEEEEDEDEDSGALRMLTPNPPSSSLSNHHHQRKSFPPGKFVRAAPTWKGADEMIGVSVPRKARSASAKRSHECWMSGSLASGGGAEQIHRQASTSPARLNATAPSPAPISPSSSNVSVRKKMKPKGHKQRPPKMAKPSSSSQEDIEIEVAEVLYGLMRQSQCPPKQEILSNASQKFDSKDTNGSSNEVRSRVSSPVSISPPAAAHQPSVLPQNSCTSTTTLPVVAPKRKRPRPVKPEEESPTIVAGRNGSISAAAAKVENEQPAKSEASSPKSEMNSGSAAQNAGASVDLASQPAGAISSLEPPQLEPVKAESNTASDPKPFTEESETREGVQTREEVPSSKKESPPCTKLDGDLEDATATKTVSKVSEVEYKREEKFKIDLMAPPLKSSPERDGDMEYISDPKSMALDVEMVPKAETLVTAEEMTEEIAKQDAVEGRFEEKNTEQLVEESESDKPLANTERILDLQLDLEKPDKDSGTVSVSGSKQQPQLSQVQKQQQQQLKATTRNDPKIEKAAQSTSLPLPMTLAGWPGGLPSLGYMPPLQAVVSMDGSTGSSTAVQPPHFPLSQPRPKRCATHYYIARNIFYHQQFTRINPFWPAPAGSASMYGAKPYNLNVVPPTEGTILGNPLQGNFAGRSLNSVQEKVQASGTISGHNTKDKSSVPVAANFMDATQRKQLVLQQAPQPAGAGNLLHGPAFIFPMSQQQQQQAAAAAAAASRSGAVKSGVATGNAALPSGANSGPVAPAGSSSTAAGTATTVSFNYPNLPANEAQYLAILPNNGFPIPIPAHVGTAPPYRGGSPAQAMSFFNGFYSSQMIHPSQLQQQAQQQQAHSHPQPVQQGHQNTSTSSGSSSSQKHQQAQQQQRLQGGGSNAGGGNSKNFPASKNRLPMQQQQNHAVPASNQARQHEVEVGGEDSPSTADSRGSHARKSIYGQNFAVPVHPQNYTLMSPAALGSGGSGNHNEKQQSGKGGVELFPSQPFAMSFASFNGAATAAPGLNFSSLAQNHAIFQTLPDAARQGYQIAAAAAATQVAQQKKNQHISEEGKTGGDSINVEDERRGTAGKALAGVGQSLAFSRPDSSDPSVSTVLGNVIDGSARSLSLISAPINGNRAARPTSSTSTTPTSAPASSPSTQQQQQQQLIQLQKQQQMQQQHQQQQMQQQLAAVVARSKTTSSSNVNVYSDRNLSTSSMATKFPSSLSVFPQALIQSSSPVQSPQWKNSSRTMGSQVPSPSLASTSTSSLKNLPQQQSRTQQGSQTHISFGVNPKAATAPQGQQIPMCHNQSPSPPVVMGSPPSSSISSKGAGGSPRTSSTGGGKAGSSPALPSQQPKNSPSGPSRKSSPVGGRNVPSILSNSHMGPAQSSGGKSQSQSQVQVQQQQQQQHQLQKQTLQQPQIFFTNTYMQGPSPQSTNTTNTISSNSATTGYYHQRRQSDPHQGASTTSSGMLSLCPPLTLAGASTSDPAKAVAAAAAAAAVAANSMKGGMPQGGMPPGMLHAAQFAAQTAAANSHQLMSAAFPYLHTGPTISVKPAEQKQPAGNDNLHACWQPEKEMKR, from the exons ATGGACAGGAACAGAGAAGTTAGAAGAGGAAGTATGGCGGCTGCGAACGGATTGTCGAAACGGCGACATAGAAATAGCAGCTTGAGAGATTCACC NNNNNNNNNNNNNNNNNNNNNGTTGCAAGACTCGGCGAGGTTGCGCGATCGAGGTAACAAGAAAGATCGAGATCGGGATCGAGATCGCTTAAGTCGAAACAAGCGAAGGAGAGGGGATAGATTGATGCATGGAAGTAAtagagaggaaggaggagaggaTAGCACGGAAGAAAGTATcgatgaggaagaggaggatgaggacgaGGATTCTGGTGCGCTTCGAATGCTTACTCCAAATCCTCCGTCGTCTTCTCTATCGAATCATCACCACCAGCGGAAGAGCTTTCCACCAGGGAAGTTTGTTAGGGCAGCACCAACGTGGAAGGGCGCCGATGAGATGATCGGAGTCTCTGTGCCGAGAAAAGCTCGGTCAG CCTCCGCTAAAAGGTCGCACGAATGTTGGATGTCAGGTAGTCTTGCAAGTGGAGGCGGGGCGGAGCAGATTCACCGGCAAGCTTCTACTTCGCCGGCTCGGCTGAATGCCACAGCACCGTCACCAGCTCCGATCTCGCCATCCTCATCCAATGTTTCAGTTCGGAAGAAGATG AAACCTAAAGGACACAAGCAGCGGCCGCCGAAGATGGCTAAGCCCTCATCCTCGAGTCAAGAGGACATCGAAATCGAGGTCGCAGAGGTTCTTTACGGATTGATGAGGCAATCCCAGTGCCCTCCCAAGCAAGAAATTCTGTCAAATGCATCACAGAAGTTCGATTCGAAAGATACTAATGGATCCAGTAATGAGGTGAGGTCGAGAGTTTCGTCCCCGGTCTCAATCTCACCTCCGGCGGCTGCACATCAGCCATCAGTGTTGCCTCAGAATTCTTGTACTTCGACCACTACGTTGCCAGTTGTGG CACCAAAGAGGAAGAGACCTCGACCTGTAAAGCCCGAGGAAGAGAGTCCTACCATCGTCGCTGGTCGGAACGGTTCCATCTCGGCTGCTGCAGCTAAGGTGGAAAACGAACAACCTGCCAAATCGGAAGCTTCTTCCCCGAAATCTGAGATGAACTCAGGATCTGCCGCCCAGAATGCTGGGGCCTCTGTTGATTTGGCTTCTCAACCCGCTGGTGCTATATCTTCATTGGAGCCGCCTCAATTGGAACCTGTGAAAGCGGAAAGCAATACGGCATCTGATCCGAAGCCGTTTACTGAAGAATCAGAGACTCGGGAAGGGGTTCAAACCCGTGAGGAAGTCCCGTCGTCGAAGAAGGAATCGCCTCCTTGCACCAAATTGGATGGTGATCTTGAGGACGCCACTGCTACGAAAAC GGTCTCAAAGGTTTCAGAGGTTGAATACAAGCGGGAGGAGAAATTTAAGATTGATCTGATG GCTCCGCCTCTGAAATCATCTCCTGAAAGGGATGGCGATATGGAATACATATCGGATCCTAAATCTATGGCTCTAGATGTTGAAATG GTTCCTAAGGCAGAGACTCTGGTGACGGCTGAGGAGATGACGGAGGAAATTGCTAAGCAGGACGCAGTGGAGGGTCGATTTGAAGAGAAGAATACGGAGCAATTAGTTGAAGAGTCTGAATCTGATAAGCCGCTTGCTAATACGGAGAGGATACTGGACCTTCAGCTTGATTTGGAGAAGCCGGATAAGGATAGTGGCACGGTCAGTGTCAGTGGAAGCAAACAGCAGCCACAACTTTCGCAAGTCCAgaaacagcagcagcaacaactcAAAGCTACTACTAGGAACGACCCAAAAATAGAGAAAGCTG CCCAATCTACATCTTTGCCTCTGCCGATGACTCTAGCAGGTTGGCCAGGGGGGCTTCCTTCTCTAGG ATATATGCCACCTCTCCAAGCAGTTGTCTCCATGGATGGGAGCACTGGATCATCGACGGCAGTACAG CCGCCCCATTTTCCTCTCTCACAACCACGGCCGAAAAGGTGTGCGACTCATTACTACATTGCTAGGAACATATTTTATCACCAGCAGTTTACAAGGATCAATCCATTCTGGCCTGCACCAGCCGGTTCTGCTTCTATGTATGGGGCCAAGCCATACAATCTAAACGTTGTTCCTCCAACAGAAGGCACGATTCTTGGAAATCCATTGCAAGGAAACTTTGCAGGTAGGAGTCTGAACTCGGTGCAGGAAAAAGTGCAGGCTTCAGGCACCATTTCGGGTCATAACACCAAAGACAAAAGCTCAGTTCCGGTAGCTGCCAACTTCATGGATGCCACACAGAGAAAGCAGCTTGTGCTTCAGCAGGCTCCTCAGCCAGCTGGAGCTGGTAATTTGTTG CACGGCCCAGCCTTCATTTTCCCTATGagccagcagcagcagcagcaggccGCAGCAGCAGCTGCTGCTGCCTCTCGATCTGGGGCAGTGAAGTCTGGTGTGGCAACGGGCAATGCAGCTTTGCCTAGTGGAGCTAATTCTGGCCCAGTGGCTCCAGCAGGCTCTTCATCTACAGCAGCAGGAACGGCTACAACTGTGAGCTTCAATTACCCAAATTTGCCTGCGAATGAAGCTCAGTATTTGGCTATATTGCCGAACAATGGTTTTCCAATTCCCATTCCTGCTCATGTGGGAACAGCACCACCTTATAGAGGAGGAAGCCCTGCTCAGGCAATGTCTTTCTTCAATGGTTTCTACTCTTCTCAGATGATTCATCCATCACAGCTTCAACAGCAGGCACAGCAACAGCAAGCACATTCTCATCCCCAACCGGTCCAGCAGGGTCACCAGAACACAAGTACATCAAGTGGCTCCTCCTCATCTCAGAAGCATCAGCAGGCGCAGCAGCAGCAGCGTTTGCAAGGTGGTGGCAGCAATGCTGGGGGTGGAAACTCAAAAAACTTCCCTGCCTCGAAGAATCGGCTGCCAATGCAACAGCAACAGAATCATGCTGTCCCTGCTTCCAACCAAGCTCGCCAACATGAGGTTGAAGTGGGTGGAGAAGATAGTCCGTCAACTGCCGATAGTCGAGGTTCACATGCTAGAAAGAGTATCTATGGGCAGAACTTTGCAGTGCCAGTTCATCCACAGAactacaccttgatgtcccctGCTGCATTGGGTAGTGGCGGAAGTGGAAATCATAATGAGAAGCAGCAGAGCGGGAAGGGTGGAGTGGAACTATTCCCATCTCAACCATTTGCTATGTCATTTGCCTCTTTCAATGGTGCTGCTACAGCAGCACCAGGCCTCAACTTCTCGTCCTTGGCTCAAAATCATGCAATTTTCCAGACCCTTCCAGATGCGGCTAGACAAGGTTACCAGATTGCTGCAGCTGCAGCGGCTACTCAGGTAGCCcagcagaagaagaatcaacatATTTCTGAGGAAGGGAAAACTGGTGGTGATTCAATTAATGTAGAGGATGAAAGAAGGGGAACAGCAGGAAAGGCTTTGGCCGGTGTTGGGCAGTCTCTTGCCTTCTCCAGACCAGATTCAAGTGACCCATCTGTCTCCACGGTTTTGGGCAATGTTATCGATGGTTCTGCTCGGAGTCTCAGTCTCATTTCTGCTCCCATCAATGGCAACCGAGCTGCTCGTCCAACCTCCTCGACGTCTACAACCCCAACTTCTGCCCCAGCTAGTTCTCCCAGTActcagcaacagcaacagcagcaacTGATTCAGCTTCAGAAACAGCAACAGATGCAGCAACAACATCAACAGCAACAGATGCAGCAACAGCTTGCAGCTGTAGTGGCTCGTAGTAAAACAACATCATCCAGCAATGTCAATGTCTACTCCGATCGCAACCTTTCAACATCTTCCATGGCAACTAAGTTCCCAAGTTCCCTTTCCGTTTTCCCTCAAGCCCTCATCCAAAGCAGCAGCCCAGTGCAGTCACCCCAATGGAAGAATTCATCGAGGACAATGGGCTCTCAAGTCCCTTCTCCTTCGCTGGCCTCAACTTCAACATCCTCCCTGAAGAACCTTCCTCAACAGCAGAGCAGGACACAACAAGGAAGCCAGACGCATATATCATTTGGGGTGAATCCAAAAGCAGCAACAGCACCTCAAGGACAACAAATTCCCATGTGCCACAACCAGTCTCCATCCCCACCAGTGGTGATGGgttcaccaccatcatcatcgaTCTCCTCCAAGGGTGCAGGAGGAAGCCCCAGGACAAGTTCCACAGGTGGTGGTAAGGCCGGATCATCTCCTGCGCTACCATCCCAACAGCCCAAAAACTCCCCATCTGGGCCCAGTAGGAAGTCCTCTCCCGTGGGTGGAAGGAATGTGCCATCCATACTTAGCAATTCTCACATGGGCCCTGCTCAGAGTTCAGGTGGGAAGTCTCAGTCACAGTCACAGGTGCAGgtgcaacagcaacagcaacagcagcatCAGCTACAGAAGCAGACTTTGCAGCAGCCCCAAATATTTTTCACCAATACCTATATGCAGGGCCCGTCACCCCAGTCGACTAACACCACAAATACAATCTCCTCCAATTCAGCCACGACTGGGTACTATCATCAAAGAAGGCAAAGCGACCCACACCAAGGGGCTTCAACTACATCTAGCGGTATGCTGTCATTGTGTCCTCCACTTACTTTAGCTGGGGCAAGCACATCGGATCCTGCCAAGGCAGTTGCTGCTGCAGCTGCGGCCGCTGCTGTTGCGGCTAACAGTATGAAAGGAGGGATGCCACAAGGAGGGATGCCGCCGGGGATGTTGCATGCGGCCCAGTTTGCAGCTCAGACAGCGGCGGCTAATTCACATCAGCTAATGTCTGCTGCCTTCCCTTACTTACACACCGGGCCGACCATCTCCGTGAAACCGGCTGAACAGAAGCAACCGGCCG GAAATGACAATTTGCATGCCTGCTGGCAGCCTGAGAAAgagatgaagagatga